In Eschrichtius robustus isolate mEscRob2 chromosome 11, mEscRob2.pri, whole genome shotgun sequence, the following proteins share a genomic window:
- the BBS1 gene encoding Bardet-Biedl syndrome 1 protein isoform X1, which yields MAAASSSDSDSGRAESSEASSKWLDAHYDPMANIHTFSACLELADLHGDGEYKLVVGDLGPGGQQPRLKVLKGPTVLSESPLPALPAAAATFLMEQHEPRTPALALASGPCVYVYKNLRPYFKFTLPQLPPNPLEQDLWNQAKEDRIDPLTLKEMLEGIREKAEVPLSVQSLRFLQLELSEMEAFVNQHKSKSIRRQTVITTMTTLKKNLADEDAVSCLVLGTENKELLVLDPEAFTVLAKMSLPSVPVFLEVSGQFDVEFRLAAACRNGNIYMLRRDSKRPKYCIELSAQPVGLVRVHKVLVVGSNQDSLHGFTHKGKRLWTVQMPEAILTMNLLEQRSRGLQAVMAGLANGEVRIYRDKALLSVIRTPDAVTSLCFGRYGREDHTLIMTTRGGGLIIKILKRTAVFVEGGGEAGPPPAQAMKLNMPRKTRLYVDQTLREREAGTAMHRTFQADLYLLRLRAARAYVQALESSLSPVSATAREPLKLHAVVQGLGPTFKLTLHLQNTSTARPILGLLVCFLYNEGLYALPRAFFKVPLLVPGLNYPLETFVESLSDKGISDIIKVLVLREGQSAPLLSAHISMPVSEGLAAA from the exons ATGGCTGCTGCGTCTTCGTCGGATTCCGACAGCGGCAGAGCTGAGAG CAGTGAAGCCAGTTCGAAATGGCTGGATGCACACTACGACCCCATGGCCAACATCCACACCTTTTCCGCCTGCCTGG AGCTGGCAGATTTGCATGGGGACGGGGAGTACAAG CTGGTGGTGGGGGACCTTGGCCCAGGTGGGCAGCAGCCCCGCCTGAAGGTGCTTAAAGGACCCACAGTGCTGAGCGAAAGCCCGCTACCTGCCCTGCCAGCCGCTGCTGCCACCTTCCTCATGGAGCAACACGAACCCCGGACACCAGCGCTGGCACTCGCGTCAGgcccttgtgtgtatgtgtataagaaTCTCAGGCCCTACTTCAAGTTCACCCTGCCCCAGTTGCCTCCAAACCCCCTGGAACAAGACCTTTGGAACCAGGCCAAAGAG GACCGCATTGACCCCCTGACCCTGAAGGAGATGCTGGAGGGCATCCG ggagaaggcagaggtGCCTTTGTCTGTGCAGTCACTCAG GTTTCTGCAGCTGGAGCTGAGTGAAATGGAGGCATTTGTGAACCAGCACAAGTCCAAGTCCATCAGGCGGCAG ACAGTCATCACCACCATGACCACCTTAAAGAAGAACCTGGCTGACGAGGACGCTGTGTCCTGCCTGGTGCTGGGCACTGAGAACAAGGAGCTCCTGGTGCTGGACCCAGAGGCCTTCACTGTTTTGGCCAAG ATGAGCCTACCCAGCGTCCCCGTCTTCCTGGAGGTTTCTGGCCAGTTTGATGTGGAGTTCCGTCTTGCTGCTGCCTGCCGCAACGGGAACATCTATATGCTGAGAAG AGACTCCAAGCGCCCCAAGTACTGCATTGAGCTGAGCGCCCAGCCTGTGGGGCTTGTCCGGGTTCACAAGGTCCTGGTGGTGGGCAGCAACCAAGACAGCCTGCACGGCTTCACCCACAAG GGTAAGAGGCTGTGGACAGTGCAGATGCCCGAGGCCATCCTGACCATGAACCTCCTGGAGCAGCGCTCCCGGGGCCTGCAGGCCGTCATGGCCGGACTGGCCAACGGAGAGGTCCGCATCTACCGCGACAAGGCCCTGCTCAGCGTCATCCGCACGCCG GATGCAGTGACCAGCCTTTGCTTTGGCCGCTACGGGCGGGAAGATCACACCCTCATCATGACTACACGAG GTGGTGGCCTGATTATCAAGATCCTGAAGCGCACAGCAGTGTTTGTGGAGGGGGGAGGTGAAGCAGGTCCCCCACCAGCCCAGGCCATGAAACTTAACATGCCCCGAAAGACCCGGCTTTATGTGGATCAGACACTGCGAGAGCGGGAAGCCGGCACCG CCATGCACCGGACCTTCCAGGCAGACCTCTACCTGCTGCGCCTCCGGGCCGCCCGTGCCTACGTGCAGGCCCTCGAGTCCAGCCTGAGCCCCGTGTCTGCGACGGCGCGGGAGCCGCTCAAGCTGCACGCCGTG GTTCAGGGCCTGGGCCCCACCTTTAAGCTCACCCTTCACCTGCAGAACACCTCAACAGCCCGACCCATCCTGGGGCTGCTGGTCTGCTTCCTGTACAACGAGGGGCTCTATGCTCTGCCCCGGGCCTTCTTCAAG GTCCCCTTGCTGGTGCCAGGGCTCAACTACCCCCTGGAGACCTTTGTGGAGAGTCTTAGTGACAAGGGCATCTCAGACATTATCAAG GTGCTGGTGCTCCGAGAAGGCCAGAGCGCACCCCTGCTGAGCGCCCACATCAGCATGCCTGTGAGTGAGGGGCTGGCAGCTGCCTGA
- the BBS1 gene encoding Bardet-Biedl syndrome 1 protein isoform X2 — protein sequence MAAASSSDSDSGRAESSEASSKWLDAHYDPMANIHTFSACLELADLHGDGEYKLVVGDLGPGGQQPRLKVLKGPTVLSESPLPALPAAAATFLMEQHEPRTPALALASGPCVYVYKNLRPYFKFTLPQLPPNPLEQDLWNQAKEDRIDPLTLKEMLEGIREKAEVPLSVQSLRFLQLELSEMEAFVNQHKSKSIRRQTVITTMTTLKKNLADEDAVSCLVLGTENKELLVLDPEAFTVLAKMSLPSVPVFLEVSGQFDVEFRLAAACRNGNIYMLRRDSKRPKYCIELSAQPVGLVRVHKVLVVGSNQDSLHGFTHKGKRLWTVQMPEAILTMNLLEQRSRGLQAVMAGLANGEVRIYRDKALLSVIRTPDAVTSLCFGRYGREDHTLIMTTRGGGLIIKILKRTAVFVEGGGEAGPPPAQAMKLNMPRKTRLYVDQTLREREAGTAMHRTFQADLYLLRLRAARAYVQALESSLSPVSATAREPLKLHAVVQGLGPTFKLTLHLQNTSTARPILGLLVCFLYNEGLYALPRAFFKVPLLVPGLNYPLETFVESLSDKGISDIIKGTRVRALVWEDPTCRGAARPVSRNY from the exons ATGGCTGCTGCGTCTTCGTCGGATTCCGACAGCGGCAGAGCTGAGAG CAGTGAAGCCAGTTCGAAATGGCTGGATGCACACTACGACCCCATGGCCAACATCCACACCTTTTCCGCCTGCCTGG AGCTGGCAGATTTGCATGGGGACGGGGAGTACAAG CTGGTGGTGGGGGACCTTGGCCCAGGTGGGCAGCAGCCCCGCCTGAAGGTGCTTAAAGGACCCACAGTGCTGAGCGAAAGCCCGCTACCTGCCCTGCCAGCCGCTGCTGCCACCTTCCTCATGGAGCAACACGAACCCCGGACACCAGCGCTGGCACTCGCGTCAGgcccttgtgtgtatgtgtataagaaTCTCAGGCCCTACTTCAAGTTCACCCTGCCCCAGTTGCCTCCAAACCCCCTGGAACAAGACCTTTGGAACCAGGCCAAAGAG GACCGCATTGACCCCCTGACCCTGAAGGAGATGCTGGAGGGCATCCG ggagaaggcagaggtGCCTTTGTCTGTGCAGTCACTCAG GTTTCTGCAGCTGGAGCTGAGTGAAATGGAGGCATTTGTGAACCAGCACAAGTCCAAGTCCATCAGGCGGCAG ACAGTCATCACCACCATGACCACCTTAAAGAAGAACCTGGCTGACGAGGACGCTGTGTCCTGCCTGGTGCTGGGCACTGAGAACAAGGAGCTCCTGGTGCTGGACCCAGAGGCCTTCACTGTTTTGGCCAAG ATGAGCCTACCCAGCGTCCCCGTCTTCCTGGAGGTTTCTGGCCAGTTTGATGTGGAGTTCCGTCTTGCTGCTGCCTGCCGCAACGGGAACATCTATATGCTGAGAAG AGACTCCAAGCGCCCCAAGTACTGCATTGAGCTGAGCGCCCAGCCTGTGGGGCTTGTCCGGGTTCACAAGGTCCTGGTGGTGGGCAGCAACCAAGACAGCCTGCACGGCTTCACCCACAAG GGTAAGAGGCTGTGGACAGTGCAGATGCCCGAGGCCATCCTGACCATGAACCTCCTGGAGCAGCGCTCCCGGGGCCTGCAGGCCGTCATGGCCGGACTGGCCAACGGAGAGGTCCGCATCTACCGCGACAAGGCCCTGCTCAGCGTCATCCGCACGCCG GATGCAGTGACCAGCCTTTGCTTTGGCCGCTACGGGCGGGAAGATCACACCCTCATCATGACTACACGAG GTGGTGGCCTGATTATCAAGATCCTGAAGCGCACAGCAGTGTTTGTGGAGGGGGGAGGTGAAGCAGGTCCCCCACCAGCCCAGGCCATGAAACTTAACATGCCCCGAAAGACCCGGCTTTATGTGGATCAGACACTGCGAGAGCGGGAAGCCGGCACCG CCATGCACCGGACCTTCCAGGCAGACCTCTACCTGCTGCGCCTCCGGGCCGCCCGTGCCTACGTGCAGGCCCTCGAGTCCAGCCTGAGCCCCGTGTCTGCGACGGCGCGGGAGCCGCTCAAGCTGCACGCCGTG GTTCAGGGCCTGGGCCCCACCTTTAAGCTCACCCTTCACCTGCAGAACACCTCAACAGCCCGACCCATCCTGGGGCTGCTGGTCTGCTTCCTGTACAACGAGGGGCTCTATGCTCTGCCCCGGGCCTTCTTCAAG GTCCCCTTGCTGGTGCCAGGGCTCAACTACCCCCTGGAGACCTTTGTGGAGAGTCTTAGTGACAAGGGCATCTCAGACATTATCAAG gggacacgggttcgagccttggtctgggaagatcccacatgccgcggagcagctaggcccgtgagccgcaactactga
- the BBS1 gene encoding Bardet-Biedl syndrome 1 protein isoform X3: MAAASSSDSDSGRAESSEASSKWLDAHYDPMANIHTFSACLELADLHGDGEYKLVVGDLGPGGQQPRLKVLKGPTVLSESPLPALPAAAATFLMEQHEPRTPALALASGPCVYVYKNLRPYFKFTLPQLPPNPLEQDLWNQAKEDRIDPLTLKEMLEGIREKAEVPLSVQSLRFLQLELSEMEAFVNQHKSKSIRRQTVITTMTTLKKNLADEDAVSCLVLGTENKELLVLDPEAFTVLAKMSLPSVPVFLEVSGQFDVEFRLAAACRNGNIYMLRRDSKRPKYCIELSAQPVGLVRVHKVLVVGSNQDSLHGFTHKGKRLWTVQMPEAILTMNLLEQRSRGLQAVMAGLANGEVRIYRDKALLSVIRTPDAVTSLCFGRYGREDHTLIMTTRGGGLIIKILKRTAVFVEGGGEAGPPPAQAMKLNMPRKTRLYVDQTLREREAGTAMHRTFQADLYLLRLRAARAYVQALESSLSPVSATAREPLKLHAVNTSTARPILGLLVCFLYNEGLYALPRAFFKVPLLVPGLNYPLETFVESLSDKGISDIIKVLVLREGQSAPLLSAHISMPVSEGLAAA, translated from the exons ATGGCTGCTGCGTCTTCGTCGGATTCCGACAGCGGCAGAGCTGAGAG CAGTGAAGCCAGTTCGAAATGGCTGGATGCACACTACGACCCCATGGCCAACATCCACACCTTTTCCGCCTGCCTGG AGCTGGCAGATTTGCATGGGGACGGGGAGTACAAG CTGGTGGTGGGGGACCTTGGCCCAGGTGGGCAGCAGCCCCGCCTGAAGGTGCTTAAAGGACCCACAGTGCTGAGCGAAAGCCCGCTACCTGCCCTGCCAGCCGCTGCTGCCACCTTCCTCATGGAGCAACACGAACCCCGGACACCAGCGCTGGCACTCGCGTCAGgcccttgtgtgtatgtgtataagaaTCTCAGGCCCTACTTCAAGTTCACCCTGCCCCAGTTGCCTCCAAACCCCCTGGAACAAGACCTTTGGAACCAGGCCAAAGAG GACCGCATTGACCCCCTGACCCTGAAGGAGATGCTGGAGGGCATCCG ggagaaggcagaggtGCCTTTGTCTGTGCAGTCACTCAG GTTTCTGCAGCTGGAGCTGAGTGAAATGGAGGCATTTGTGAACCAGCACAAGTCCAAGTCCATCAGGCGGCAG ACAGTCATCACCACCATGACCACCTTAAAGAAGAACCTGGCTGACGAGGACGCTGTGTCCTGCCTGGTGCTGGGCACTGAGAACAAGGAGCTCCTGGTGCTGGACCCAGAGGCCTTCACTGTTTTGGCCAAG ATGAGCCTACCCAGCGTCCCCGTCTTCCTGGAGGTTTCTGGCCAGTTTGATGTGGAGTTCCGTCTTGCTGCTGCCTGCCGCAACGGGAACATCTATATGCTGAGAAG AGACTCCAAGCGCCCCAAGTACTGCATTGAGCTGAGCGCCCAGCCTGTGGGGCTTGTCCGGGTTCACAAGGTCCTGGTGGTGGGCAGCAACCAAGACAGCCTGCACGGCTTCACCCACAAG GGTAAGAGGCTGTGGACAGTGCAGATGCCCGAGGCCATCCTGACCATGAACCTCCTGGAGCAGCGCTCCCGGGGCCTGCAGGCCGTCATGGCCGGACTGGCCAACGGAGAGGTCCGCATCTACCGCGACAAGGCCCTGCTCAGCGTCATCCGCACGCCG GATGCAGTGACCAGCCTTTGCTTTGGCCGCTACGGGCGGGAAGATCACACCCTCATCATGACTACACGAG GTGGTGGCCTGATTATCAAGATCCTGAAGCGCACAGCAGTGTTTGTGGAGGGGGGAGGTGAAGCAGGTCCCCCACCAGCCCAGGCCATGAAACTTAACATGCCCCGAAAGACCCGGCTTTATGTGGATCAGACACTGCGAGAGCGGGAAGCCGGCACCG CCATGCACCGGACCTTCCAGGCAGACCTCTACCTGCTGCGCCTCCGGGCCGCCCGTGCCTACGTGCAGGCCCTCGAGTCCAGCCTGAGCCCCGTGTCTGCGACGGCGCGGGAGCCGCTCAAGCTGCACGCCGTG AACACCTCAACAGCCCGACCCATCCTGGGGCTGCTGGTCTGCTTCCTGTACAACGAGGGGCTCTATGCTCTGCCCCGGGCCTTCTTCAAG GTCCCCTTGCTGGTGCCAGGGCTCAACTACCCCCTGGAGACCTTTGTGGAGAGTCTTAGTGACAAGGGCATCTCAGACATTATCAAG GTGCTGGTGCTCCGAGAAGGCCAGAGCGCACCCCTGCTGAGCGCCCACATCAGCATGCCTGTGAGTGAGGGGCTGGCAGCTGCCTGA